One genomic region from Mesorhizobium terrae encodes:
- a CDS encoding ABC transporter substrate-binding protein yields MTIVQRGRLVTKLATGVAITVLSGLLASQAFAKSLVYCSESAPEGFDPALYSSNSTWDASSKPVYSRLVEFENGTTNVVPGLAESWSISDDKLEYTFKLHKGVKFQTTDYFTPTRELTADDVLFSLNRQRLKNDPWYTYIAGSSYEIFESMEMQALIKDIVKVDDQTVKIVLNQPSGSLLAMLAMDFGSVMSKEYADKLAAAGTKEKLNQQPIGTGPFRFVDYQQDAVIRFQANPDYFGQKPKLDELVFAITIDPTARIQRLRAGECQVAPYPAPADIADLKVDPNLTVMEKPGLNVAYLAYNTLMPPFDKVEVRRALNMAMNKQAIIDAIFQGTGQVAKNPLPPGMWGYNDAVVDDKYDPEAARKMLDGAGVKDLKMKIWAMPVSRPYMPNAHRTAELIQADFAKVGVTAEIVSYDWGEYVKRARDKDRDGAIILGATSDNGDPDNLISYFFACSGVGGANFANWCYKPVEELMQKARVTSDQAERTKMYHQLQVLFKEQAPWATLDHSTVSLPMSKKVSGYVMDPLGSHRFETVDIAE; encoded by the coding sequence ATGACAATTGTGCAGCGCGGCCGGTTGGTCACCAAGCTCGCTACCGGTGTCGCCATCACGGTCCTGTCCGGGCTGTTGGCCAGCCAGGCTTTCGCGAAGAGCCTCGTCTATTGTTCGGAAAGCGCGCCGGAGGGCTTTGATCCGGCGCTCTATTCCAGCAACTCGACCTGGGATGCCTCGTCCAAGCCTGTCTACAGCCGTCTCGTCGAATTCGAGAACGGCACCACCAATGTCGTTCCCGGCCTCGCGGAAAGCTGGTCGATCTCGGACGACAAGCTCGAATACACCTTCAAGCTGCACAAGGGCGTGAAGTTCCAGACCACGGACTATTTCACGCCGACCCGGGAGCTGACAGCCGACGACGTGCTGTTCTCGCTCAACCGCCAGCGTCTCAAGAACGATCCCTGGTACACCTACATCGCCGGCTCTAGCTATGAGATTTTCGAGAGCATGGAGATGCAGGCCCTCATCAAGGATATCGTCAAGGTCGACGACCAGACGGTGAAGATCGTGCTGAACCAGCCGTCCGGTTCGCTTCTGGCTATGCTTGCGATGGATTTCGGCTCCGTCATGTCGAAGGAATATGCCGACAAGCTTGCCGCCGCCGGCACCAAGGAAAAGTTGAACCAGCAGCCGATCGGCACCGGGCCGTTTCGCTTCGTCGACTATCAGCAGGACGCGGTCATCCGCTTCCAGGCCAATCCCGACTATTTCGGCCAGAAGCCGAAGCTCGACGAACTGGTCTTCGCGATCACCATAGACCCCACCGCGCGCATCCAGCGTTTGCGAGCCGGCGAATGCCAGGTCGCGCCCTACCCGGCACCGGCCGACATCGCCGACCTCAAGGTCGACCCCAACCTGACGGTCATGGAGAAGCCCGGCCTCAACGTGGCCTACCTCGCCTACAACACGCTGATGCCACCCTTCGACAAGGTGGAAGTGCGCCGCGCGCTTAACATGGCGATGAACAAGCAGGCGATCATCGATGCGATCTTCCAGGGCACCGGGCAGGTGGCCAAAAACCCGCTGCCGCCCGGCATGTGGGGCTACAACGACGCGGTCGTCGACGACAAATACGATCCCGAGGCAGCTAGGAAGATGCTGGATGGGGCCGGGGTCAAGGATCTCAAGATGAAGATCTGGGCGATGCCGGTGAGCAGGCCTTACATGCCCAACGCGCATCGCACGGCCGAACTGATCCAGGCCGACTTCGCCAAGGTCGGGGTCACCGCTGAAATCGTCTCCTACGACTGGGGCGAGTATGTGAAACGGGCCCGCGACAAGGACCGCGACGGCGCCATCATCCTCGGCGCCACCAGCGACAATGGCGATCCCGACAATCTGATCAGCTATTTCTTCGCCTGTTCAGGCGTCGGTGGAGCCAATTTCGCCAACTGGTGCTACAAGCCGGTCGAGGAGTTGATGCAGAAGGCGCGCGTCACCTCCGACCAGGCCGAGCGCACGAAAATGTACCATCAGCTGCAGGTCCTGTTCAAAGAACAGGCGCCGTGGGCGACGCTCGATCACTCGACCGTTTCGCTGCCGATGTCGAAGAAGGTGTCGGGTTATGTGATGGACCCGCTCGGGTCGCATCGCTTCGAGACCGTCGATATCGCCGAATAG
- a CDS encoding creatininase family protein → MAREVEWARMTAPELRAIAERGNALAILPVGSLEQHGPHLPVITDTASAVAAAVRAARLVAEDVPLAVLPGLWLGMSEHHLPFGGTITLDYAAYHGVLRSVARSLKALGFTRLLIVNGHGGNVDPLAVAIRELAVEFDMPIVATTPWFLAQEETSALFEADDGPKHACEGEASVMLAIAGDIVKTDKFKEAEALQAGQNEAPHGASRFYSFSERAPKTGTWGFPSKGTAEKGEKFLALHAREVAKLITSDILWTRPDPVWRQGRGLETTAGRVE, encoded by the coding sequence ATGGCTCGGGAAGTGGAATGGGCGCGCATGACGGCGCCGGAGCTGCGCGCGATCGCCGAGCGCGGCAACGCACTGGCCATCCTGCCGGTCGGTTCGCTGGAGCAGCATGGGCCGCATTTGCCGGTCATCACCGATACAGCGAGCGCCGTTGCAGCGGCCGTGCGCGCGGCAAGGCTCGTCGCGGAAGACGTGCCGCTGGCGGTGCTGCCTGGCCTCTGGCTCGGCATGAGTGAACATCACCTGCCCTTCGGCGGCACCATCACGCTCGACTACGCCGCCTATCACGGCGTACTGCGGTCAGTCGCCCGCTCGCTGAAGGCACTCGGCTTCACCCGCCTGCTTATCGTCAACGGCCATGGCGGCAATGTCGATCCGCTGGCGGTCGCCATACGCGAACTGGCGGTCGAGTTCGACATGCCGATCGTGGCGACGACGCCGTGGTTCCTGGCGCAGGAGGAAACCTCCGCCCTGTTCGAAGCCGACGATGGCCCGAAGCATGCCTGCGAAGGCGAGGCTTCGGTCATGCTGGCAATCGCCGGAGACATCGTCAAAACCGACAAGTTCAAGGAGGCCGAAGCCTTGCAGGCCGGGCAGAACGAGGCACCGCATGGCGCTTCCCGCTTCTATTCCTTCTCCGAACGCGCGCCCAAGACCGGCACCTGGGGTTTTCCCAGCAAGGGCACGGCCGAGAAGGGCGAAAAGTTCCTGGCTCTGCACGCCCGCGAGGTCGCCAAACTGATCACCTCCGACATCCTGTGGACGCGGCCGGATCCGGTGTGGCGCCAGGGTCGCGGTCTGGAAACCACTGCCGGCCGCGTTGAATGA
- a CDS encoding helix-turn-helix domain-containing protein: MAKHPKLGSNLKALRQRHGWKLSDVSHKTGVAVSTLSKVENDQMSLSYDKLLQISEGLGLSMAELVAEPEIPGHPLTRRSVNLQGDGLRQKTQNYDYLYLSTDITKKRMVPVLTRITTRSLDEFGPLIKHSGEEFLYVLEGTIEVHTEHYAPVRLEKGESIYIDSTMGHAYLAVSEADGLVLAVCSSAQPDFQSALIEMLDH; the protein is encoded by the coding sequence ATGGCCAAGCACCCGAAACTCGGATCGAACCTGAAGGCGCTGCGCCAGAGACATGGCTGGAAGCTCAGCGATGTCAGCCACAAGACGGGCGTGGCGGTGTCGACGCTGTCCAAGGTCGAGAACGACCAGATGTCGTTGTCCTACGACAAGCTGCTGCAGATCAGCGAAGGGCTTGGCCTGTCGATGGCGGAACTGGTGGCCGAACCGGAAATCCCCGGCCACCCGCTGACCCGGCGATCAGTCAATCTGCAGGGCGACGGGCTGCGGCAAAAAACCCAGAACTACGATTATCTTTACCTCAGCACCGACATCACCAAAAAGCGCATGGTGCCGGTGCTGACGCGCATCACCACCCGCTCGCTGGATGAATTCGGCCCGCTCATCAAACATTCCGGCGAGGAATTCCTCTATGTGCTCGAAGGCACCATTGAGGTGCACACCGAGCATTATGCGCCGGTGCGGCTGGAGAAGGGCGAAAGCATCTACATCGACAGCACCATGGGACATGCCTATCTCGCGGTCAGCGAAGCCGACGGGCTGGTGCTTGCCGTGTGCTCCAGCGCGCAGCCGGACTTCCAGTCGGCGCTGATCGAGATGCTGGATCATTAG
- a CDS encoding NAD(P)/FAD-dependent oxidoreductase, with product MTTQETGHRQEPVKTDVLIIGGGIAGASVGYWLAPHLKTVMLERESQPGYHSTGRSAALFSETYGTRQVCALTKASRAFLETPPAGFTEHPILTPRGMLVVASAEQEHLLEEHQEAARSIGLSGERLDFEGAKAWIPVLRPESTVGAVYNSMAEDIDVHALHQGYLRGFKRAGGTVVNNAEVTAAERIGADWRITASGKDYIAPIVINAAGAWGDEVGALLGAKRVGLEPRRRTAFVFAPPAGLDVTRWPMFISADESCYIKPDAGMLLGSPANADPMPPQDVQPEMEDIALGIHRIEELTTLPVGRPSRVWAGLRSFVSDGDLVGGFDPSVPSLFWLVAQGGYGIQTSAAMGEACAALVRGQPLPGRIVDFGLDTGMLGPARLDRQ from the coding sequence ATGACCACACAAGAAACCGGCCACCGGCAGGAGCCAGTCAAGACCGACGTCCTGATCATCGGCGGCGGCATTGCCGGCGCGTCCGTCGGCTACTGGCTGGCGCCGCATCTGAAAACGGTCATGCTCGAGCGCGAGAGCCAGCCCGGTTACCATTCGACGGGCCGCTCGGCCGCGCTGTTCAGCGAAACCTATGGTACGCGCCAGGTCTGCGCGCTGACCAAGGCGAGCCGGGCCTTCCTCGAAACGCCGCCCGCCGGCTTTACGGAGCATCCGATCCTGACGCCGCGCGGCATGCTGGTCGTGGCGTCCGCCGAGCAGGAGCATCTACTGGAAGAACATCAGGAGGCGGCCCGCTCGATCGGCCTCTCCGGCGAGCGGCTCGATTTCGAGGGCGCAAAAGCCTGGATTCCTGTATTGCGCCCCGAAAGCACGGTCGGTGCGGTCTATAATTCAATGGCCGAAGACATCGACGTGCACGCCCTGCACCAGGGCTATCTGCGCGGGTTCAAGCGTGCCGGGGGCACCGTCGTCAACAATGCCGAAGTGACCGCTGCCGAACGGATCGGTGCCGACTGGCGCATCACCGCCTCGGGCAAGGACTATATCGCGCCGATCGTGATCAATGCCGCCGGTGCGTGGGGCGACGAAGTCGGCGCCCTGCTCGGCGCCAAACGGGTCGGGCTGGAGCCGCGCCGGCGCACCGCTTTCGTGTTCGCGCCGCCGGCCGGGCTGGACGTGACCCGCTGGCCGATGTTCATCAGCGCCGACGAGAGCTGCTACATCAAGCCCGATGCCGGCATGCTGCTGGGCTCGCCGGCCAATGCCGATCCGATGCCACCGCAGGACGTGCAGCCGGAAATGGAGGATATCGCCCTCGGCATCCACCGTATCGAGGAGTTGACCACGCTTCCCGTGGGCCGCCCCAGCCGCGTCTGGGCAGGCCTGCGCTCCTTCGTCAGCGACGGAGACCTTGTCGGCGGTTTCGACCCTTCCGTGCCCAGCCTGTTCTGGCTGGTCGCACAAGGCGGCTACGGCATCCAGACATCCGCCGCCATGGGCGAAGCCTGTGCGGCGCTCGTTCGCGGGCAGCCGCTGCCCGGGCGCATCGTCGATTTCGGCCTCGACACGGGCATGCTCGGCCCGGCGCGGCTCGACAGACAGTAA
- a CDS encoding DUF6481 family protein → MAIYREKDIFERRNAANEAKKALLERFKAKPAADDPAVLARQAERKAILEARAVREAEKARLKQERLAREAAEKAAREAAAEAARLEAEEKAREEAALRDAEENERIARVLADEAERKAKRDARYAARKSRVGRTPPGFSAR, encoded by the coding sequence TTGGCTATCTACAGGGAAAAAGACATTTTCGAGCGGCGTAATGCCGCGAACGAGGCAAAGAAGGCGCTTCTGGAGCGCTTCAAGGCGAAACCCGCAGCAGACGACCCCGCGGTGTTGGCCCGTCAGGCCGAACGCAAGGCGATTCTCGAGGCGCGCGCCGTGCGCGAGGCTGAGAAGGCTCGGCTGAAGCAGGAACGCCTGGCACGCGAAGCGGCCGAGAAGGCTGCGCGTGAAGCGGCTGCCGAGGCTGCAAGGCTGGAAGCCGAAGAGAAGGCACGCGAGGAAGCTGCCTTGCGCGATGCCGAAGAGAACGAGCGCATTGCCCGCGTTTTGGCCGACGAGGCCGAACGCAAGGCTAAGCGCGACGCACGTTATGCCGCGCGCAAGTCGCGCGTTGGCCGTACGCCCCCGGGCTTCTCGGCGCGCTGA
- a CDS encoding LLM class flavin-dependent oxidoreductase, producing the protein MTDLSVLDLSPIIEGGSAAQSLANTLDLARHAERLDYKRYWLAEHHNMPGIASAATAVVIAHVAGGTNTIRVGAGGIMLPNHAPLVIAEQFGTLAALHPGRIDLGLGRAPGTDMLTARALRRNLDAGVDSFPRDVVELMAYFEAAEEGQRIRAVPGEGEDVPVWILGSSLYGAQLAAMLGLPYAFASHFAPAELDQALEVYRTRFEPSKQLDKPRVMLGLNVIAAPTDAEARLLFTSLQQAFVNLRSGRPGKLPPPVENYDRDLDPVARTMLNQALSCAVVGSPETVRQGVETFIQRTGADELMVTAQVFDHAARVRSFEILADVHRELSKAA; encoded by the coding sequence ATGACCGATCTTTCCGTTCTCGACCTGTCGCCGATCATCGAAGGCGGCAGCGCCGCGCAGTCGCTGGCCAACACGCTGGATCTGGCCCGCCATGCCGAACGGCTGGATTACAAGCGCTACTGGCTGGCCGAACACCACAACATGCCCGGCATCGCCAGCGCGGCCACCGCCGTGGTGATCGCCCATGTCGCTGGCGGCACCAACACCATTCGCGTTGGCGCCGGCGGCATCATGCTGCCCAACCATGCACCGCTGGTGATCGCCGAACAATTCGGCACGCTGGCTGCCCTTCATCCCGGCCGCATCGATCTTGGACTGGGCCGCGCGCCGGGCACGGACATGCTGACCGCACGCGCCCTGCGCCGCAATCTCGACGCCGGCGTGGACAGTTTCCCCCGCGACGTCGTCGAACTGATGGCCTATTTCGAAGCTGCGGAAGAAGGCCAGCGCATCCGCGCCGTGCCGGGTGAAGGCGAGGATGTGCCCGTCTGGATCCTCGGCTCCAGCCTATACGGGGCGCAACTCGCCGCCATGCTCGGCCTGCCCTACGCCTTTGCATCGCATTTCGCGCCGGCCGAACTCGACCAGGCACTGGAGGTTTACCGGACGCGGTTCGAACCGTCGAAACAACTCGACAAGCCGCGTGTGATGCTGGGCCTCAACGTCATCGCCGCCCCGACCGACGCCGAGGCGCGGCTGTTGTTCACATCGCTACAGCAGGCTTTCGTCAATCTGCGCAGCGGCCGACCGGGCAAACTGCCGCCGCCGGTCGAGAACTATGACCGCGATCTCGACCCCGTCGCGCGCACCATGCTCAACCAGGCGCTCTCCTGCGCGGTCGTCGGCTCGCCGGAAACGGTGCGGCAAGGTGTCGAGACCTTCATCCAGCGTACCGGGGCGGACGAACTGATGGTGACGGCGCAGGTCTTCGACCATGCGGCACGCGTGCGGTCGTTCGAGATTCTGGCAGACGTGCACCGCGAACTGTCGAAGGCGGCATGA
- a CDS encoding lytic murein transglycosylase: MHSLNPRYLPIFLARFLLLLGVVAGLTAPASAASVDDQFRAWLQNDLWPEAKAKGISQATFKAAFDGVRPNLKLPDLVLPGEKPKTPKKQHQAEFGSPGAYFAEKIVGAVSSGGRARAGKYTATLSQIEKRYGVPAPILLAIWGRESGFGTAKMPYDAFEVLGTKAFLATRKDMFREELLAALEIVQRGLAPVGAMKSSWAGALGQPQFMPTSFLKHAVDFDGDGKTDIWNSVPDILASIANYLTQYGWVKGRGWGYEVTVPESVSCSLEGPDRGKPIAEWAKLGIKRVGGKAFPASEQKAEGFLMMPAGRNGPAFLATPNFYVLKEYNTSDLYALFIGLAADRIAQGDHRFSADWGAVGGLYRSDIAALQRALEKKGYDVGSADGLPGFKTRRSIGEWQAKNGRAATCYPDTALVQAVK, from the coding sequence ATGCACAGTTTGAACCCTCGCTACCTGCCCATCTTCCTGGCAAGGTTTTTGCTGTTGCTCGGGGTCGTTGCCGGTTTGACGGCCCCCGCCTCCGCCGCGTCCGTCGACGACCAATTCCGCGCTTGGCTGCAGAACGATCTCTGGCCCGAGGCCAAGGCAAAGGGCATTTCGCAGGCCACCTTCAAGGCCGCCTTCGACGGCGTGAGGCCCAACCTCAAGCTGCCCGATCTCGTCCTGCCGGGCGAGAAACCGAAGACGCCGAAGAAGCAGCATCAGGCCGAATTCGGTTCGCCGGGCGCCTATTTCGCCGAAAAGATCGTTGGCGCGGTCTCAAGCGGCGGCCGTGCGCGCGCCGGCAAATATACCGCCACGCTCAGCCAGATCGAAAAGCGCTACGGTGTTCCGGCGCCGATATTGCTGGCAATCTGGGGTCGTGAAAGCGGCTTCGGCACTGCCAAGATGCCGTACGATGCCTTCGAAGTGCTCGGCACCAAGGCCTTTCTGGCGACACGCAAGGACATGTTCCGCGAGGAGCTGCTGGCGGCGCTGGAGATCGTGCAACGCGGGCTGGCGCCGGTTGGCGCCATGAAATCCTCTTGGGCCGGCGCGCTCGGCCAGCCGCAATTCATGCCGACGTCTTTCCTGAAACACGCGGTCGATTTCGACGGCGACGGCAAGACCGATATCTGGAACTCGGTGCCGGACATCCTCGCGTCCATCGCCAACTATCTGACCCAGTATGGCTGGGTGAAGGGGCGCGGCTGGGGCTATGAGGTGACGGTGCCTGAAAGCGTGTCGTGTTCGCTGGAAGGACCGGACCGCGGCAAGCCGATCGCGGAATGGGCCAAGCTCGGCATCAAGCGTGTCGGCGGCAAGGCGTTCCCGGCAAGCGAGCAGAAAGCCGAGGGCTTCCTGATGATGCCGGCCGGCCGCAATGGTCCGGCGTTCCTCGCCACGCCCAATTTCTACGTGTTGAAGGAATACAATACGTCCGACCTTTACGCGCTGTTCATTGGCCTCGCCGCCGACCGTATCGCTCAAGGCGATCATCGATTTTCGGCGGACTGGGGCGCGGTCGGCGGGCTCTATCGCTCGGATATCGCAGCCCTGCAGCGCGCGTTGGAGAAGAAGGGCTACGACGTCGGCAGCGCGGATGGGCTGCCCGGCTTCAAGACCCGGCGCTCGATCGGCGAGTGGCAGGCCAAGAACGGCCGCGCGGCCACCTGTTACCCTGACACAGCACTGGTGCAGGCGGTGAAGTAA
- the recR gene encoding recombination mediator RecR, giving the protein MSKRIAGPEIERLIQLLAKVPGLGPRSARRAALHLIKKKDQLLSPLAGAMSEAAEKVRICSNCGNVDTADPCMICTDPRRDDATLIVVEDVSDLWALERASAMNVRYHVLGGTLSPLDGIGPDQLNIRSLVDRVAAGAIKEIILAVNATVEGQTTAHYLTDQLSGFEVKVTRLAHGVPVGGELDYLDEGTLAAALKSRTAF; this is encoded by the coding sequence ATGTCCAAGCGAATCGCCGGTCCCGAGATCGAACGCCTGATCCAGCTTCTGGCCAAGGTGCCGGGACTTGGCCCGCGTTCGGCACGCCGCGCCGCGTTGCACCTTATCAAGAAGAAGGATCAGCTGCTGTCGCCGCTCGCTGGTGCCATGAGCGAGGCAGCGGAAAAGGTGCGCATCTGCTCGAATTGCGGCAATGTCGATACCGCAGACCCCTGCATGATCTGCACCGATCCGCGCCGCGACGATGCGACGTTGATCGTGGTCGAGGACGTCTCCGACCTTTGGGCGCTGGAACGGGCTTCGGCCATGAACGTCCGCTATCACGTGCTCGGCGGCACGCTCTCGCCCCTGGACGGCATCGGGCCGGACCAGCTGAACATCCGTTCGCTGGTCGACCGCGTTGCCGCCGGCGCGATCAAGGAGATCATTCTGGCCGTCAACGCCACCGTCGAAGGCCAGACCACGGCGCATTATCTCACCGACCAGCTCTCCGGCTTCGAGGTGAAGGTGACGCGGCTGGCGCATGGCGTGCCGGTGGGCGGCGAGCTCGACTATCTCGACGAGGGCACGCTGGCAGCAGCGCTGAAGTCGCGCACGGCATTTTGA
- a CDS encoding cell wall hydrolase: MIAKRWKRPFVLGTVVLAPLLLAACSQTTGSHGMSVTKFTDSVAPSSKVRPYRYSARDKECLSRAMFFESNRSSRDGMVAVGTVVMNRLRSGKHGNDVCTVVGERGQFAPGVMTRRMNSRAMPDVQAAAEAVLNGERSTKLKNSMYFHTAGLKFPYNNMHYVLVAGGNAFYEKRGRNWQPLPDENPVAIAMATPAAPVVSSTSTATAFATTKATKAAVTAPVVMASAEPAPLPVITASAVPSERPAPIMASASMAEPQPVMSFQSTPDNTDAIGALIMSESRPLQ, translated from the coding sequence TTGATCGCCAAGCGATGGAAAAGACCGTTCGTTCTGGGAACGGTGGTTCTGGCGCCCCTTTTGTTGGCCGCCTGCAGCCAGACAACCGGTAGCCACGGCATGTCGGTGACCAAATTCACCGATTCGGTCGCGCCGAGCTCCAAGGTTCGCCCCTACCGTTATTCCGCCCGCGATAAGGAATGCCTGTCGCGCGCGATGTTCTTCGAATCGAACCGTTCCAGCCGCGATGGCATGGTCGCCGTCGGCACCGTGGTGATGAACCGCCTGCGGTCCGGCAAGCATGGCAACGACGTCTGCACGGTTGTCGGCGAGCGTGGCCAGTTCGCGCCCGGCGTGATGACGCGCCGCATGAATTCCCGTGCCATGCCGGACGTGCAGGCGGCGGCCGAGGCCGTGCTCAACGGTGAGCGCTCCACCAAGCTGAAGAACTCGATGTACTTCCACACGGCGGGGCTGAAGTTCCCTTACAACAATATGCATTATGTGCTGGTTGCCGGCGGCAACGCCTTCTACGAAAAGCGCGGCCGCAACTGGCAGCCGCTGCCGGACGAGAACCCGGTTGCCATCGCCATGGCGACGCCGGCGGCACCGGTCGTGTCGAGCACGTCGACAGCCACCGCCTTCGCGACGACCAAGGCGACAAAAGCTGCCGTGACCGCGCCCGTGGTGATGGCTTCGGCCGAGCCGGCGCCGTTGCCGGTGATCACCGCTTCGGCTGTGCCGAGCGAACGACCGGCTCCGATCATGGCCTCCGCTTCGATGGCTGAACCGCAGCCGGTGATGTCGTTCCAGTCGACGCCGGACAATACCGACGCCATCGGCGCGCTCATCATGAGCGAGAGCCGTCCGCTGCAATGA
- a CDS encoding YbaB/EbfC family nucleoid-associated protein has translation MKDLLGLMGKAKEMQAKFQTMQEEIAGLEATGQSGGGLVSITLTGKFEMKVLKIDPSLLKEGEAEILEDLVLAAHNDAKTKVEQVMQEKTKALTAGLPLPPGMKLPF, from the coding sequence ATGAAAGATCTGCTCGGCCTGATGGGCAAGGCAAAGGAAATGCAGGCCAAGTTCCAGACCATGCAGGAGGAGATCGCTGGTCTCGAAGCCACCGGTCAATCCGGTGGCGGTCTGGTCAGCATCACGCTGACCGGCAAGTTCGAGATGAAGGTTTTGAAAATCGATCCGTCGTTGTTGAAGGAAGGCGAGGCCGAAATTCTGGAAGACCTCGTGCTGGCAGCACACAACGACGCCAAGACGAAGGTCGAGCAGGTGATGCAGGAAAAGACCAAGGCTTTGACTGCCGGCCTGCCGCTACCGCCCGGTATGAAACTGCCGTTTTAA
- a CDS encoding DNA polymerase III subunit gamma/tau, whose protein sequence is MSEAGNKSAPEKAPGGYRVLARKYRPSNFSELIGQEPMVRTLTNAFSTGRIAQAWMLTGVRGVGKTTTARILARALNYKTAEIDRPSVDLSVPGEHCHAIMEGRHVDVIEMDAASHTGIDDIRDIIDRVRYAPVSARYKVYIIDEVHMLSTQAFNGLLKTLEEPPPHVKFIFATTEIRKVPITVLSRCQRFDLRRIDAAMIKADLRRIAGLEQIEVEDDALAMVARAAEGSMRDAQSIFDQAIAHSAGNVTAEAVRSMLGLADRARIVDLFEQVMKGDVASALQGLRALYDVGADPAAVLTDLAEFNHLVTRLRFVPGAADDAALSEDERVRGLEFSQTLSVRVLSRSWQMLLKGIPEVQNSNRPVSAAEMVLIRLAHAADLPTLDEALKSLEAGLPLSSATARANGSPTPNGGGNTASAAAMASTRMPVTSGGGQTMRLVEPVAAPAFVPAPEPVQEQQTVSVKSLADIVSLADQNRDIAFKVLVKRYVRPVRFELGRIDVTLTPDAPKMLLNDMTSKLRAWTGRSWLVSLSKEEGGPTMAEAESARRESAISDARADPAVAAILARFPGAKIIDVRIPDAPGGDDADENLPSEPVADDDTDI, encoded by the coding sequence ATGAGCGAAGCCGGAAACAAATCCGCACCGGAAAAAGCCCCCGGCGGCTACCGTGTCCTGGCGCGCAAATACCGCCCGTCCAATTTTTCGGAACTGATCGGCCAGGAGCCGATGGTGCGGACGCTGACCAATGCGTTCTCCACCGGCCGTATCGCGCAGGCCTGGATGCTGACCGGCGTACGCGGCGTGGGAAAGACAACCACCGCGCGTATTCTTGCGCGCGCCCTCAACTATAAAACGGCCGAAATAGACCGCCCCTCCGTCGATCTTTCCGTGCCGGGCGAACACTGCCACGCGATCATGGAAGGCCGCCATGTCGATGTCATCGAGATGGACGCCGCCTCCCACACCGGTATCGACGACATTCGCGACATCATCGACCGCGTGCGCTATGCGCCCGTCTCGGCCCGCTACAAGGTCTACATCATCGACGAGGTTCACATGTTGTCGACGCAGGCCTTCAATGGCCTGCTGAAGACGCTGGAAGAGCCGCCGCCGCATGTAAAATTCATCTTCGCCACCACCGAGATTCGCAAGGTGCCGATCACGGTTTTGTCGCGTTGCCAGCGTTTCGACCTGCGCCGCATCGATGCCGCCATGATCAAGGCCGACCTTCGGCGTATCGCCGGGCTCGAACAGATCGAGGTCGAGGACGACGCGCTCGCCATGGTCGCGCGCGCCGCCGAAGGCTCGATGCGCGATGCCCAGTCAATCTTCGATCAGGCGATTGCCCACAGCGCCGGCAATGTCACGGCGGAGGCGGTGCGCTCGATGCTCGGCCTTGCCGACAGGGCCCGTATCGTCGACCTGTTCGAACAGGTCATGAAGGGCGACGTCGCTTCGGCCCTGCAAGGCTTGCGGGCGCTCTACGATGTCGGCGCCGATCCGGCCGCCGTTCTCACCGATCTTGCGGAATTCAATCACCTGGTTACGCGCCTGCGCTTCGTGCCGGGCGCCGCGGACGATGCGGCGCTGAGCGAGGACGAGCGCGTGCGCGGCCTCGAGTTCTCGCAAACGCTCTCCGTGCGCGTGCTGTCGCGCAGCTGGCAGATGCTGCTCAAGGGCATTCCGGAGGTGCAGAACTCCAACCGCCCGGTGAGTGCCGCCGAAATGGTGCTGATCAGGCTTGCCCATGCCGCCGATCTGCCAACGCTCGACGAGGCCTTGAAATCGCTGGAAGCCGGCCTGCCGCTATCGTCCGCGACGGCGCGTGCCAATGGCAGCCCAACTCCCAACGGTGGCGGCAATACAGCCTCCGCTGCTGCAATGGCGTCGACGCGCATGCCGGTTACGTCCGGCGGTGGCCAGACCATGCGGCTCGTCGAGCCTGTCGCCGCGCCGGCCTTTGTGCCCGCACCGGAACCGGTGCAGGAACAGCAGACTGTGTCGGTCAAATCGCTGGCCGACATCGTCTCCCTCGCCGATCAAAACCGCGACATCGCTTTCAAGGTGCTGGTCAAGCGTTATGTCAGGCCGGTGCGATTCGAGCTGGGCCGTATCGACGTGACGCTGACGCCCGACGCTCCGAAGATGTTGCTGAACGACATGACCTCGAAGCTGCGGGCCTGGACCGGCCGCAGCTGGCTGGTGTCGCTGTCGAAGGAAGAGGGCGGCCCGACCATGGCCGAAGCCGAATCCGCGCGGCGTGAAAGCGCCATCTCCGATGCGCGCGCCGATCCGGCCGTGGCAGCGATCCTCGCCCGGTTCCCCGGCGCAAAGATCATCGACGTGCGCATTCCCGATGCCCCCGGTGGCGACGACGCGGACGAAAATCTGCCGTCGGAACCCGTGGCCGACGACGATACCGATATTTGA